The sequence AAGTACCGCTCCCAGGCGGAGATGGAGGCCGCCCTCCACGAAGCCGCCCTGGACGTCCGCGAAGGCCGCCTCCCCGACATCGCCGCCCCCCTCTACCGCAAGCAGCCCCCCCGCGCCGGCCGCCCCAACCTGGTGGCCGTCTGACCCCCGGAGCGAACGGTCACCGGGCAGCCCTGCGGTAGCGGGTCAGCACGGCGGCACCGACCTGCTCCGCGGAGAGGCACTCCAGCTCCGCCGAGGAACCACCGGCCGGGAAGAGCCGCCGCCCGGTGCCGAGGACGATGGGGAAGGTCAGCAGCCGGTACTCGTCGACCAGGTCCGCGGCCCTGAGCCGGTCCACCACGCTCAGGCTCCCGGTGACGACCACGTCCCGCCGCTCACGCCCGACGGCGTCGACCAGGTCGCCCTCCAGCAGCCGGGAGTTCGCCCACCCCGACGTGTCGGCGCGGCTCAGGGTGCGGGAGGCGACCAGCTTCGGGACGGCGTTCATCCGCGCGGCGAACGGGTCGTCCCGGCCCGGCCACAGCCCCGCGAACAGCTGCCAGGTGGTGCGCCCGAGCAGCAGCACCCCCTCGTCCAGCGTCCGGCCGAGCCGGAACTTGTCCCCGGCGACCGCCTCCGGGCCGTGCCGGAACGCCCAGCCGCCCCACGGCGTGCCGGCGGACCCGTCCGGGTCGGACACGACCCCGTCCAGGGTGGTGAACTCGATGACGATGACGCTCACGATGAGGATCCCTTCGATTCGGTGCTCACCAGTACGTACCGGCCGCACCGCCCCGACTCATCGCTCCCGGCGGAACCCGCCCGCGGGAATCTCCCCCGGCAGCCCGAAGGCGTCGAAGACCCACGGATCGGCGAACACGACGTTGCGCGCGATCCGCCCGCCGTCGACGGTGAGCACCTGCAGGGTGTGCAGCCGGTGCCCGCCCCCGGGCTCCGGTACGTACGCGGCGAGCGCGGGCTGCCCGCCCGCCGTGAGCTCCCGCATGCCCCAGCCCGTGCCACGCATCCGGAACACCCGCTCGAGGAACCGGCCGTAGTCCCGGCTGCCCCGGTACCACAACGGCACCGGCGGCATCTCCAGCACCGCGTCGTCGGTCAGCAACCGCACCAGCGCAGGCACGTCCGCCGCCTCGAACGCCCGCACGTACCGCTGGACGACCGCCCGCACCTCCGGGTCGTCCGGCTCCACCACCGCACCGGCACCGCCCGCCCCGACCCCGGCGAGGGCGGCCCGGGCCCGCTGCAGCGCACTGTTCACCGCCGCGACCGTGGTCCCCAACTGCTCGGCCACCTCGGCAGCGGTGAACGCCAGCACCTCACGCAGCACCAGCACCGCCCGCTGCCGCGCCGGCAGCACCTGCACCGCCGCCACCCACGCGAGCCGCAGATCGCCCCTGACCTCCACATCGAACCGGGCATCGGGAAACGGCTCCAGCCAGGGCACATCCAACGCCGGCCGCAACGGCGCCCCAGGATCCCCACTGGGCACCCCCAGCCCCGAAGGCAACGGCCGCCGCCCCCTCCCCTCCAACGCCGTCAGACACACATTGGTCGCAATCCGGTACAACCAGGTCCGCACACCCGCCCGCGCCGGATCGTAGCGATCACGGGCCTTCCAAGCCCGCAACAACGTCTCCTGCACCAGATCCTCGGCCTCGTGCACCGACCCCACCATCCGGTAGCAGAACGCCACCAACTCACCCCGGTACAGCTCGAAATCCACGACCCCATCATGCCGCCCCACCCCTCAGCCCCTCACCAGCCCGACAACCGCCGCCGCACCCCGCCACCGACAACAGGGGCGGGCCCCCGTCAGCAAGGCACGGGAAGGGCCCCCAGGGCCCGGTTCCGGCGGCAGCCGGAATCCCGTGACTCACGCAGTAACCCCGACTCCCGGACACCCGCAGATCCGGACCGACCCCGGCCCGGGCAGCGGAAGCGGCACGACGGCCCTTTTTATATAAGAGGGCCCACGGCCAAACCGCGCCCTGACCTGGGAACTTGGAAAATCAAAGGTATAGCTGGCACGACACTAGGGCAGGCCGAGTGTCACTGGGGGCCGACATTCGGGGCAAATGTTTCGCAGAATTGCGAAACATTGCGTTCCGTGAGCTCGGAAGCAACCACGGCAGCCCGATCGGGCTGCCCGGAGCGCGCCCCCCGCAGTCAGAGCGGCCGTAAGCGCTCCGTGACCGGTGTTTCGCAACCAAGCGCAGAATGCTTCGCACTGCTGCGAAGAACATGTAGCGTTGCGCTGACACGAGAGGCGGTCACGGTTTTGGTACGAGCACAGGGCGAACCAACCGGTCAGGGCTCACGGCAGACCCGTCAGGCTGAGCTTCGACCGGCAGGAGCACAGAACCAACGTGACCTTGCCGCCGAGATCATCCACAGCTACGCGGGCCAACTCCCCGGCGCCGTCTACGAAGCACGTACCCGCTTCTACCGACGCGCACCTCACGAGGTCCTCGGAGCTGACGGCTACGCACTCCTGAGCCGCTACTTCGCGCGCTACGTCCTGCCCAAGGCGCTGATGTCGGGCGAGATGACGAAGCTCCAGTGCGCAGTGCTGTCGAACATCGTCGGCCGGGCCGAGCGAGGCGTTGCGAACGCCATCCAGCGCGAGATCGCCGACGAGATCGGCACCAGCCGTTCCAACGTCAGCCCGGCGCTCAAGCACCTTGCAGCCCGGAACTACATTCGCAGCGTCGGCCGTGGCCTCTGGCAGCTCAACCCCCTCATCGCCTACAAGGGCAACGGCGACGAGCAGCAGAGATTCCTGGCGGAACTCCGAGCGCTCGCCCTGGAGAACGGCTTTCCTGACATCATCGGACTGGTGGCAGTCCAGGACGAGGCGAAGGAGCCGCCGACATGCTGATGGTCACCGACCTGTTCGGACTCCTACGGCGCTTGGAACTCACCCCGACCGCCACCAACGTCCTGTCCGTCATGGTGGAGCGGCAGGATCCCGGCGGGGCCGTCCCGATCACGCAGCAGGACATCGCCGAGGAACTGCAGATCCTCCCCTCCGTCGTGAGCCGTGGCATGACCCTCCTGGTGGAGCGGGGCCTCGTCCTCCGCAAGGGCTACCGCTACCGACTCCACCCGGCCATCGCCGGCTACAACTCCGAACTGGAGATGCAAGCAGCGATGGCCCGGGCCGCCCGGGAAGGTGTGCCGCCCATCCTGATCCCCGACTACCGGACAACCCCACCCAAGGCCGGCCGCTCCCGGCTGCGCGCTGTCGGCTGAGCGAGGAACGCTCCAACGCGAAGGGTCCGGGGAAGTCTCCCCGGACCCTTCCGCCAAGCAGCACCAGCGCTTGATCATCGGGGCAAT is a genomic window of Kitasatospora cineracea containing:
- a CDS encoding dihydrofolate reductase family protein, giving the protein MSVIVIEFTTLDGVVSDPDGSAGTPWGGWAFRHGPEAVAGDKFRLGRTLDEGVLLLGRTTWQLFAGLWPGRDDPFAARMNAVPKLVASRTLSRADTSGWANSRLLEGDLVDAVGRERRDVVVTGSLSVVDRLRAADLVDEYRLLTFPIVLGTGRRLFPAGGSSAELECLSAEQVGAAVLTRYRRAAR
- a CDS encoding sigma-70 family RNA polymerase sigma factor, with translation MDFELYRGELVAFCYRMVGSVHEAEDLVQETLLRAWKARDRYDPARAGVRTWLYRIATNVCLTALEGRGRRPLPSGLGVPSGDPGAPLRPALDVPWLEPFPDARFDVEVRGDLRLAWVAAVQVLPARQRAVLVLREVLAFTAAEVAEQLGTTVAAVNSALQRARAALAGVGAGGAGAVVEPDDPEVRAVVQRYVRAFEAADVPALVRLLTDDAVLEMPPVPLWYRGSRDYGRFLERVFRMRGTGWGMRELTAGGQPALAAYVPEPGGGHRLHTLQVLTVDGGRIARNVVFADPWVFDAFGLPGEIPAGGFRRER
- a CDS encoding replication/maintenance protein RepL — protein: MSSEATTAARSGCPERAPRSQSGRKRSVTGVSQPSAECFALLRRTCSVALTREAVTVLVRAQGEPTGQGSRQTRQAELRPAGAQNQRDLAAEIIHSYAGQLPGAVYEARTRFYRRAPHEVLGADGYALLSRYFARYVLPKALMSGEMTKLQCAVLSNIVGRAERGVANAIQREIADEIGTSRSNVSPALKHLAARNYIRSVGRGLWQLNPLIAYKGNGDEQQRFLAELRALALENGFPDIIGLVAVQDEAKEPPTC
- a CDS encoding MarR family transcriptional regulator, which gives rise to MLMVTDLFGLLRRLELTPTATNVLSVMVERQDPGGAVPITQQDIAEELQILPSVVSRGMTLLVERGLVLRKGYRYRLHPAIAGYNSELEMQAAMARAAREGVPPILIPDYRTTPPKAGRSRLRAVG